The following proteins are co-located in the Microbulbifer sp. VAAF005 genome:
- the hemJ gene encoding protoporphyrinogen oxidase HemJ, whose amino-acid sequence MLWIKAFHIIAMVCWFAALFYLPRLFVYHVDATDAVSRDRFCIMERRLYRGIAIPSMLATVALGIWLYSLNPAYYTSAGWMHAKLTFVVLLLGYHHICGAYVRKFARGTVTRSRRYFLIFNEFPAVALVAIVILVVVKPF is encoded by the coding sequence ATGCTGTGGATCAAGGCTTTTCACATTATTGCGATGGTGTGCTGGTTTGCCGCACTTTTTTATCTGCCACGACTGTTTGTCTACCATGTCGATGCCACTGATGCCGTTAGTCGCGACCGCTTCTGTATTATGGAACGCCGCCTTTATCGCGGTATTGCCATTCCTTCCATGCTGGCCACCGTTGCCTTGGGCATTTGGCTCTACAGTTTGAACCCGGCCTACTACACCTCCGCCGGCTGGATGCACGCAAAACTGACTTTTGTTGTTCTCCTCCTGGGCTATCACCATATCTGTGGCGCCTATGTTCGCAAGTTTGCCCGGGGAACCGTTACCCGCAGCCGCCGCTACTTCCTAATATTTAATGAGTTCCCAGCAGTTGCACTTGTCGCCATCGTCATTTTGGTTGTCGTAAAGCCATTTTAA
- a CDS encoding hydroxymethylpyrimidine/phosphomethylpyrimidine kinase — MDTPQPVILTVTHHDPSGSAGIAADTETAVSLGCHAASAVTAISVCNTGELLGVAPVDDSLLIEQTRAVLEDMPIAAIKVGYLGSVENVRALHSVLHDYPDIPVVIDPDATLADKESVLAPPLWEAMVSLLLPKATMVCPNRREARAMAVEADVLDAMAQEILESGCRYLLLTGVPHEQQLQNRLYDERGLMREFKWERLQPAAYGVCGTLATAIACHIAHGLTIIEAVTRSQQYAWSAIKDSRRLGMGRPIPNRLFWCER, encoded by the coding sequence ATGGATACACCTCAGCCCGTTATTCTGACCGTTACTCACCACGATCCCAGCGGCAGCGCCGGAATTGCCGCAGATACTGAGACAGCGGTCAGTCTCGGCTGCCATGCGGCCTCGGCAGTTACCGCCATCAGCGTGTGTAATACCGGTGAATTGCTGGGTGTCGCCCCAGTCGACGACAGCCTGCTAATTGAACAAACCCGGGCCGTTTTGGAAGACATGCCGATCGCCGCGATCAAGGTCGGCTACCTGGGCTCCGTGGAGAATGTGCGCGCGCTTCACAGCGTACTCCACGACTACCCGGATATTCCCGTCGTTATAGATCCCGATGCCACACTGGCCGACAAAGAGAGCGTACTCGCCCCACCTCTGTGGGAGGCTATGGTGTCGCTGTTGTTGCCCAAGGCGACCATGGTGTGCCCCAACCGCAGGGAAGCTCGCGCCATGGCTGTGGAGGCCGATGTCCTCGATGCCATGGCCCAGGAAATCCTCGAATCCGGCTGTCGCTACCTGTTGCTGACTGGCGTGCCCCACGAGCAACAATTACAGAACCGGCTCTACGATGAGCGCGGCCTCATGCGGGAGTTCAAGTGGGAGCGCTTGCAGCCAGCGGCCTATGGCGTCTGTGGCACCCTAGCTACTGCCATTGCCTGCCATATCGCCCACGGGCTGACCATTATCGAAGCGGTTACCCGCAGTCAGCAGTACGCCTGGAGTGCGATCAAAGACAGCCGGCGCCTGGGAATGGGAAGGCCGATCCCCAACCGGCTGTTCTGGTGCGAACGCTAA
- the hemL gene encoding glutamate-1-semialdehyde 2,1-aminomutase — translation MSKSEQLFAEAQQYIPGGVNSPVRAFRAVGGTPVFIRRAEGAYLYDADEKRYIDYVQSWGPMVLGHAHPEVIEAVVEQAQSGLSFGAPTELETELAEELCRLWPNMDLVRFVNSGTEATMSAIRLARGFTGRDKIVKFEGCYHGHSDSLLVKAGSGALTMGVPSSPGVPAALADHTITLSYNDADSVRSCFDELGDQIACIIVEPVAGNMNCIPPVPGFLETLREVCDQHGALLILDEVMTGFRVSLTGAQGFYGIEADITTLGKVIGGGMPVGAFGGKREIMEQIAPLGPVYQAGTLSGNPVAMVAGLETLRLVEEPAFYEPLIAKTDRLVEGILAAGKAAGIPITANKAGTMFGFFFTEEPKVTNYQQVMACDNERFNRFFHGMLEEGVYLAPASYEAGFMSAAHTDEDIEATITAAERVFARLG, via the coding sequence ATGAGTAAATCCGAGCAGCTCTTCGCAGAAGCACAGCAGTATATTCCCGGCGGCGTTAACTCTCCGGTACGGGCTTTTCGCGCAGTCGGCGGTACCCCGGTGTTTATCCGCCGTGCCGAAGGCGCCTACCTCTACGATGCAGACGAGAAACGCTACATCGACTACGTACAGTCCTGGGGCCCCATGGTGCTGGGCCACGCACACCCGGAAGTCATTGAAGCCGTGGTGGAACAGGCCCAATCGGGACTGAGCTTCGGTGCGCCAACCGAACTGGAAACCGAACTGGCCGAAGAACTCTGCCGCCTGTGGCCGAATATGGACCTGGTGCGCTTCGTCAATTCCGGTACCGAAGCCACCATGAGCGCGATTCGCCTGGCCCGTGGATTTACCGGGCGCGACAAGATTGTGAAGTTCGAGGGCTGCTACCACGGCCACTCCGACTCCCTGTTGGTTAAGGCCGGCTCCGGGGCCCTGACCATGGGTGTACCCTCCTCTCCCGGCGTTCCCGCCGCCCTGGCAGATCACACCATCACCTTGAGCTACAACGATGCTGATAGTGTGCGCAGCTGCTTCGATGAGCTGGGCGATCAAATCGCCTGTATTATCGTCGAGCCTGTTGCCGGCAATATGAACTGCATTCCGCCGGTACCCGGCTTCCTGGAAACCCTGCGCGAAGTTTGCGACCAGCACGGTGCCCTGTTGATTCTCGATGAGGTGATGACCGGCTTCCGGGTGAGCTTGACCGGGGCCCAGGGCTTCTACGGTATCGAAGCGGATATCACCACCCTCGGCAAAGTCATCGGCGGCGGTATGCCCGTTGGCGCCTTTGGCGGTAAACGCGAGATCATGGAACAAATTGCACCCCTGGGTCCGGTTTACCAGGCGGGCACCCTGTCCGGTAACCCTGTAGCTATGGTCGCGGGCTTGGAAACCCTGCGTTTGGTGGAAGAACCCGCCTTCTACGAGCCTTTAATTGCCAAAACCGACCGTTTGGTAGAGGGCATCCTGGCGGCTGGTAAAGCCGCAGGTATCCCAATTACCGCCAATAAGGCCGGCACCATGTTCGGCTTCTTCTTCACCGAAGAACCTAAAGTAACTAACTATCAACAGGTAATGGCCTGCGATAACGAGCGCTTTAACCGTTTCTTCCACGGCATGCTGGAAGAAGGTGTCTACCTGGCACCGGCCTCCTATGAGGCAGGGTTTATGTCCGCAGCTCATACTGATGAGGATATTGAGGCCACAATCACTGCCGCTGAACGCGTCTTCGCCCGCCTCGGCTAA
- a CDS encoding benzoate/H(+) symporter BenE family transporter: MKSSPFSDTSLSAISAGFVAVLVGVASSAAIVFEAARAAGASEAMIVSWIGALGLGMGVTCVAFSWYYRAPVITAWSTPGAALLATSLSGIPIAEAIGAFAFSALLTLLVGLSGAFERVARMVPAPIASAMLAGILLQFGLSVFTSLQAQPLLVGIMLLTYLVGRRWAPRYAIILVLAAGVATCWKLQLIASAQIGWQAAHPVWVTPEFRLSTLIGIGLPLFIVTMTSQNLPGAATLAASGYSRVPISPVISGTGLTSLLLTPFGGFAFNLAAITAAICTGPEAHPNPDKRYTAGIAAGIFYLLVGLCGASVVALFSAFPQALIAGLAGLALIGVIGSSLAGATAEADSREAGIITFLISASGISLFGISSAFWGLLGGLVCYWFFKRRN; encoded by the coding sequence TTGAAAAGCTCACCGTTTTCAGATACCAGCTTGTCCGCCATCAGCGCAGGCTTTGTCGCCGTGCTGGTGGGAGTAGCCAGTTCCGCCGCCATAGTCTTTGAAGCCGCGCGTGCAGCTGGCGCAAGTGAAGCGATGATCGTCTCCTGGATTGGCGCCCTGGGCCTGGGGATGGGCGTTACCTGTGTTGCCTTCTCTTGGTATTACCGCGCCCCGGTAATCACTGCCTGGTCGACTCCAGGTGCTGCACTTTTGGCCACCAGTTTAAGTGGCATCCCCATTGCAGAGGCGATTGGTGCTTTTGCGTTTAGCGCCCTGTTAACACTCCTCGTGGGCTTGTCCGGAGCCTTTGAGCGAGTAGCGCGAATGGTGCCGGCACCGATTGCCAGCGCTATGCTCGCAGGCATACTTCTGCAATTTGGTCTTTCAGTATTTACTTCTCTGCAGGCACAACCGCTATTGGTCGGCATCATGTTACTGACCTATCTAGTCGGGCGCCGTTGGGCGCCTCGCTATGCCATTATTTTGGTACTAGCGGCTGGAGTGGCGACTTGCTGGAAGTTGCAACTCATTGCATCGGCCCAGATTGGCTGGCAAGCGGCACACCCTGTTTGGGTTACGCCAGAATTCCGTCTCTCCACTTTAATTGGCATTGGCCTTCCTCTTTTTATCGTCACTATGACCTCTCAGAACCTGCCCGGAGCGGCAACCCTGGCCGCCAGTGGCTACAGTAGAGTGCCTATATCTCCTGTTATTAGTGGCACCGGCCTCACCTCTTTATTGCTGACACCGTTTGGTGGCTTTGCATTTAATCTGGCGGCTATTACCGCTGCTATTTGCACCGGCCCGGAAGCCCATCCCAACCCCGACAAACGCTACACCGCCGGCATTGCCGCCGGTATTTTTTATCTGCTGGTGGGCCTCTGCGGCGCTAGCGTTGTGGCATTATTCAGCGCCTTTCCCCAGGCACTGATTGCCGGCCTCGCCGGCTTGGCACTGATTGGTGTCATTGGTAGCAGCCTGGCTGGCGCAACAGCCGAAGCCGACAGTCGCGAAGCCGGAATTATTACTTTTCTGATCAGTGCTTCCGGTATCAGCCTCTTTGGCATTAGCTCTGCCTTTTGGGGGCTGCTGGGAGGGCTGGTGTGTTACTGGTTTTTCAAGCGCAGGAATTAA
- a CDS encoding GntR family transcriptional regulator, with product MGLYEKIKSDLQHGRFAAGQVLKQAELAELYAVSRIPVRDALQRLKNEGWLTGHGKRGVAVPQLDPIEVEDLYLMRMRLEPLLQSLALESLNGEILGRARDILESMQAKPELSAEQIGKMNWEFHACIYRAAARPTLFSTVEQLHRQCERYIGYQSHGLNYQDTSQDEHFAILKALQEGNGDQAAALLAKHIEAAGKLLVRHLHQPHF from the coding sequence ATGGGCCTCTACGAAAAAATTAAGTCGGACTTGCAGCATGGGCGCTTCGCCGCCGGCCAGGTGCTAAAGCAAGCCGAACTGGCAGAGCTTTACGCCGTGAGCCGTATTCCGGTTAGGGACGCTCTACAAAGATTGAAAAATGAGGGCTGGTTAACCGGACACGGGAAACGCGGCGTCGCAGTGCCGCAGCTTGACCCTATTGAAGTGGAAGACCTCTACCTGATGCGCATGCGCCTGGAACCGCTGCTGCAATCCCTGGCACTGGAAAGCCTTAATGGAGAGATCCTGGGGCGGGCCAGAGATATTCTGGAATCCATGCAAGCCAAACCTGAACTCTCCGCCGAGCAGATCGGAAAAATGAATTGGGAGTTCCATGCCTGTATTTACCGGGCAGCTGCAAGACCCACGCTATTTAGCACCGTCGAGCAACTGCACCGGCAATGTGAGCGCTACATCGGTTACCAATCCCACGGTCTGAATTACCAGGACACCAGTCAGGACGAGCACTTTGCAATTCTCAAAGCACTCCAAGAGGGAAATGGAGACCAAGCCGCCGCACTGCTGGCAAAACATATAGAAGCCGCCGGCAAACTATTGGTAAGGCACTTACATCAGCCCCATTTTTAA
- the hemB gene encoding porphobilinogen synthase, giving the protein MSQSFGRGAYPNTRLRRLRAKDFSRRLVRETQLSSDDLILPLFVIEGRNETQKVASMPGVERLSVDLLAKKAKTVRELGIPAIALFPVVDPSAKSDCASAAHDADGLAQRAVRELKNAVPELGVITDVALDPFTNHGQDGLMDHSGYIVNDETVEVLVQQALSHAAAGADMVAPSDMMDGRIGAIRDALEGAGHSNTLIMSYAAKYASAYYGPFRDAVGSAGNLKGGNKASYQMDPANTDEALHECALDLQEGADMVMVKPGMPYLDIVRRVKEELRVPTFAYQVSGEYAMHCAAFENGWLKREAVILESLLAFKRAGADGILTYFAEEAAQLLQD; this is encoded by the coding sequence ATGAGCCAAAGTTTCGGCCGTGGTGCCTACCCCAACACTCGCCTGCGTCGCCTGCGTGCAAAGGATTTTTCCCGTCGACTGGTGCGGGAAACCCAGTTGAGCAGTGACGACTTGATCCTGCCACTATTTGTTATTGAGGGGCGTAATGAAACCCAAAAAGTAGCCTCAATGCCGGGTGTTGAACGCCTGAGCGTGGACCTGTTGGCCAAGAAAGCGAAGACAGTTCGAGAGTTGGGAATCCCCGCCATAGCCCTGTTTCCGGTAGTCGACCCGTCGGCAAAGTCCGACTGCGCCAGTGCCGCCCACGACGCCGATGGCTTGGCACAAAGGGCTGTTCGCGAGCTGAAAAATGCGGTACCGGAATTGGGAGTTATCACCGACGTAGCTCTGGACCCCTTTACCAACCACGGCCAGGACGGGCTGATGGACCACAGCGGTTATATCGTCAACGACGAAACCGTTGAGGTATTGGTACAGCAGGCCCTGTCACACGCTGCGGCCGGTGCCGATATGGTAGCCCCCTCGGATATGATGGATGGCCGTATCGGAGCTATTCGCGATGCTCTCGAAGGCGCGGGCCACAGCAATACCCTGATTATGTCCTACGCCGCTAAATATGCCTCCGCTTACTACGGTCCTTTCCGCGATGCAGTGGGCTCTGCCGGGAACTTGAAAGGTGGCAATAAAGCGAGCTACCAAATGGACCCCGCCAATACCGATGAGGCATTGCACGAGTGCGCCCTGGATCTGCAAGAGGGCGCGGATATGGTGATGGTGAAACCCGGTATGCCCTACCTCGATATAGTGCGCCGGGTAAAGGAAGAATTACGGGTTCCCACTTTCGCCTATCAGGTGAGCGGGGAGTATGCGATGCACTGCGCCGCCTTTGAAAATGGCTGGTTGAAGCGAGAGGCGGTTATTCTGGAGTCCTTATTGGCCTTTAAGCGCGCCGGTGCCGACGGCATCCTCACCTATTTCGCCGAAGAAGCCGCACAGTTGCTGCAAGACTGA
- the mrcB gene encoding penicillin-binding protein 1B encodes MASTKRRRVRASKPKRRYRWLKLLVLLALVGSLALAAYMAYLDVQLRERLDSRQYQLPARVYARPLVLREGMAMHPDELESEFAALNYRKQGTLSEPGSWVQDGMNYKVWRRDFIHANGRQPAAVVSFRLRNDQISGLRDDNGRSLAEFRLDAANIGSLLGGGDDRNPVRFDDIPPLVANTLIAVEDQDFLNHFGVSPRGIARAMVANAKAGRLVQGGSTITQQLVKNIFFDHKPSLRRKFNEALMAILMEVHYDKRYILQEYINEVWLGQQGARGIYGFGLASEFYFQQPLDTLEPHQVALLVGLAKGASYYNPWRNPERALQRRNTVLELMLEQGLITQEEFQKYSAKPLGVVKGGVGAQNPYPAFTERLLIELRPYYSYEELRTSGLRVYTTLAPSVQKLAEESISQGVSQLEKDRGIKANSLQAATVLLDNRNGNVLAMVGDRNPDYPGFNRALEARRQVGSLIKPAVFLTALERPEEYNLATLIDDAPVRIEEADGDVWMPQNFDKRAHGQIPLYIALAKSYNLATAHLGLDLGLQNVRQTIRRLGVESRLPRVPAMLLGAVEMTPFEVAGMYQTIANNGETVQPRTLLAVSDAQGGRVQHFRRKANRGVDPVPAYLLRWGLEQAMREGTGRRSAKRLPSSIAFAGKTGTTNNNRDSWFAGFSPEVTAVVWLGRDDNERTRLTGSTGALPIWTEIMRKLPHQHGPAEMPRGVELKSVNSRGQFMDPDYCRGGYEIPFSYESQLQPAPECRGQNRWRWFRNLFGNGRDEAAPREEMSPGWGVDTSEQQMRDQRRQLLQEQLRGDDAEEFGVDPEYGSDYEEEPLELPRDNTFGGRAHSVPVEEAQPVGPDLEDQWP; translated from the coding sequence ATGGCATCAACGAAACGCCGGCGCGTCAGAGCGTCAAAGCCCAAACGACGATATCGCTGGCTCAAGCTGCTAGTGCTTTTAGCCCTGGTGGGCTCCCTGGCGCTGGCAGCGTATATGGCTTACCTGGATGTGCAGCTGCGCGAGCGACTGGATAGCCGTCAATACCAACTCCCCGCCCGAGTCTACGCTCGTCCGCTGGTGCTGCGCGAGGGTATGGCAATGCATCCGGATGAGTTGGAGTCCGAATTTGCTGCCTTGAATTACCGCAAGCAGGGCACTCTGAGTGAGCCTGGTTCCTGGGTTCAGGACGGAATGAATTACAAGGTCTGGCGCCGGGACTTTATCCATGCCAATGGCCGCCAGCCTGCTGCAGTGGTCTCCTTCCGTCTGCGCAATGATCAAATTAGCGGCCTGCGTGATGACAATGGCCGAAGCCTGGCAGAATTCCGCCTGGACGCGGCTAATATCGGCTCTCTACTAGGGGGAGGCGATGACCGCAATCCAGTGCGTTTCGATGATATTCCTCCCTTGGTAGCCAATACCCTGATTGCTGTTGAGGATCAGGACTTCCTCAATCACTTTGGTGTTTCCCCTCGCGGTATTGCCCGGGCCATGGTGGCCAACGCAAAAGCCGGACGATTGGTACAGGGTGGCTCCACAATTACCCAGCAGTTGGTCAAAAATATCTTTTTTGACCATAAGCCCAGCCTGAGACGTAAATTCAACGAGGCCCTGATGGCCATCCTGATGGAGGTGCACTACGACAAGCGCTATATCCTGCAGGAATACATCAACGAAGTGTGGTTGGGTCAGCAGGGTGCCAGAGGTATTTATGGCTTTGGGTTGGCCTCTGAATTCTATTTCCAGCAGCCCCTGGACACCTTGGAACCCCATCAGGTAGCGCTGTTGGTGGGGCTGGCGAAAGGTGCGTCTTACTACAACCCCTGGCGCAATCCAGAGAGAGCACTGCAAAGGCGCAATACCGTGCTGGAATTGATGCTGGAGCAGGGGCTGATTACCCAGGAGGAATTCCAGAAGTATTCCGCCAAGCCTCTGGGGGTGGTCAAGGGTGGTGTCGGTGCGCAGAATCCTTACCCGGCCTTTACTGAGCGGCTGTTGATTGAATTGCGTCCCTACTACTCCTACGAGGAATTGCGCACTTCGGGTTTACGGGTTTACACCACCTTGGCCCCTTCGGTGCAGAAGTTGGCGGAGGAGTCCATCAGTCAGGGCGTTAGCCAGCTGGAGAAAGACCGAGGGATCAAAGCCAATTCACTCCAGGCCGCGACAGTATTGTTGGATAATCGCAACGGCAATGTGCTCGCCATGGTGGGAGATCGGAACCCGGACTACCCAGGCTTCAACCGGGCGCTGGAAGCCCGCCGCCAGGTGGGCTCCCTGATTAAGCCGGCTGTGTTTCTCACTGCTCTAGAGCGACCGGAAGAGTACAACCTGGCCACCCTGATCGATGATGCCCCGGTGAGAATTGAAGAGGCGGATGGCGATGTATGGATGCCGCAGAACTTCGATAAGCGCGCTCACGGACAGATACCGCTTTATATCGCTCTGGCCAAGTCCTATAACCTGGCGACGGCCCATTTGGGATTGGATCTCGGCCTGCAGAATGTGCGCCAGACGATTCGCCGCCTGGGTGTTGAATCCAGGCTCCCCCGAGTGCCGGCGATGTTGCTTGGTGCTGTGGAGATGACCCCGTTCGAAGTTGCCGGTATGTACCAGACCATCGCGAACAATGGTGAGACGGTACAGCCGCGCACACTGCTGGCGGTTTCCGATGCCCAGGGCGGCCGTGTACAGCACTTCCGCCGCAAGGCTAATCGCGGTGTCGACCCCGTTCCAGCTTACCTGTTGCGCTGGGGGCTGGAGCAGGCCATGCGTGAGGGTACCGGACGCCGCTCCGCCAAGCGCTTGCCAAGTAGCATCGCCTTTGCCGGGAAAACCGGAACCACTAACAATAACCGCGATAGTTGGTTTGCGGGCTTCTCCCCGGAAGTAACCGCCGTAGTCTGGCTCGGGCGCGACGATAATGAGCGCACGCGCCTAACTGGCTCCACAGGCGCACTGCCGATCTGGACGGAGATTATGCGCAAGCTGCCCCATCAACACGGACCGGCAGAGATGCCCCGAGGAGTGGAGCTTAAGTCAGTGAACTCCCGGGGGCAGTTTATGGACCCGGATTACTGTCGCGGTGGTTATGAGATTCCTTTCTCCTACGAGAGCCAGCTGCAACCGGCGCCGGAATGTCGGGGGCAGAACCGCTGGCGCTGGTTCCGCAATCTATTTGGCAATGGTCGCGACGAAGCGGCTCCCAGAGAGGAGATGAGTCCCGGTTGGGGGGTGGATACCAGTGAGCAGCAGATGCGCGATCAGCGCCGCCAACTATTGCAGGAACAACTTCGAGGTGACGATGCGGAAGAGTTTGGTGTAGATCCCGAGTATGGCTCCGATTATGAAGAGGAGCCCCTGGAGCTGCCAAGAGATAATACTTTTGGTGGGAGGGCTCACAGCGTACCGGTAGAGGAAGCCCAGCCGGTGGGGCCTGACCTGGAAGATCAGTGGCCCTAG
- a CDS encoding adenosine kinase — translation MQQYDLYGIGAALLDTEIEVSDQDLSSLGVEKGIMTLVDDARQQQLVDDLQNHMVTAKLACGGSGANTVIAASYFGLRTFYSCKVAADENGDFYRNNLNSAGVDYPETLKQADEGTTGKCLVLITPDAERSMNTYLGMSEQLSVAELDSDALSSSKWAYIEGYLVSSETGRAAAIKLREEAEAHGVKTALSLSDPAMVQFFGEGLREMIGGGVDMLFCNRDEALGFTGTDSVEGAVEALRDYCRSFAITLGADGALLWDGNDVHRIESPEVRAIDTNGAGDMFAGAFLYGINREMSFTEAGELACRAAAQVVSQYGPRLEAEQHSELLAPVV, via the coding sequence ATGCAGCAATACGATCTCTACGGCATAGGTGCCGCCCTACTCGATACAGAAATCGAAGTGTCGGACCAGGATTTGAGCAGCCTTGGCGTGGAAAAGGGAATCATGACCCTGGTAGATGATGCCCGTCAGCAACAGCTGGTAGACGACCTTCAAAACCATATGGTCACTGCCAAATTGGCCTGCGGCGGCTCCGGTGCCAATACGGTCATTGCTGCCAGCTATTTCGGTCTCCGCACCTTCTATTCTTGCAAAGTTGCCGCTGACGAGAATGGTGATTTCTACAGAAACAACCTTAACAGCGCCGGGGTCGACTATCCCGAAACACTGAAGCAAGCTGATGAGGGCACTACCGGCAAATGCCTGGTGCTTATCACCCCGGATGCCGAACGCAGTATGAACACCTATCTGGGAATGAGTGAACAGCTCTCAGTCGCTGAACTGGATAGCGATGCACTGTCCTCCTCCAAGTGGGCCTATATCGAAGGCTACCTGGTCTCCTCTGAAACGGGCCGTGCCGCAGCGATCAAGCTTCGCGAAGAAGCCGAAGCCCACGGAGTTAAAACCGCTCTCAGCCTGTCTGACCCGGCTATGGTTCAGTTCTTCGGCGAAGGGCTGCGGGAAATGATTGGCGGCGGTGTGGATATGCTGTTCTGCAACCGGGATGAGGCTCTGGGCTTTACCGGTACCGACTCTGTGGAGGGCGCCGTTGAAGCGCTGCGCGATTACTGCCGCAGTTTCGCGATTACCCTGGGCGCCGATGGCGCACTGCTATGGGACGGCAACGACGTTCACCGCATAGAGAGCCCCGAAGTCCGCGCCATCGATACCAACGGCGCAGGCGATATGTTTGCCGGTGCTTTCCTCTACGGTATCAACCGCGAAATGAGTTTTACCGAAGCCGGCGAACTCGCTTGCCGCGCTGCCGCCCAGGTGGTGAGCCAATACGGCCCGCGACTAGAGGCCGAGCAGCACTCCGAATTACTCGCACCTGTTGTTTAA
- a CDS encoding EAL domain-containing protein, whose amino-acid sequence MTLFNPEAASYLGPLAQLEEGLRPCEQISLQAAEAALGEVADGVIVTDAAGTVVYTNPLVNEMTGDLVGLLPGQPLSEGLRLCNSRGDAIEPILPASSDLGEVPRTREFNACIERPGEEHVPLEVTVQVMALWDMGVLKNYVLVLRDTSAARRVSTRLMWQSSHDALTRLPNRQFFESELQSQLSLCVDKRQHHVLLYLDVYQFKVINDTLGFVAGDQLLVQLVELIKRCLSSDDLFARVGSDEFAILLRDCTLEEGGRVVARLRDSVQNFSFFWEGNDNRVAVSIGVVGVDHFTPSASQLLASANDACCSAREQGRNRVKLFGDSRKVLEKRRETTWVAEIHAALREDRLMLYRQPVVSLKGDRNVHHYEILVRMRGRDGGVISPGLFLPAAERYGLIEEVDRWVIRRVFDYMAQEQRLGMGGINYAVNISGISLGDETFADFVLQSLSDAGVTPSRVQFEITETSAINNLERALIFIHKLRAAGCSFALDDFGRGVSSLAYLRQLPVDFLKIDGSFVRNMLEDEIDSAMVSTIDHLAKRMGISTIAEYVESPELMEKLSQMGVDYAQGFGISAATGLPELDSYPGMLHHSRGPKP is encoded by the coding sequence GTGACGCTGTTTAATCCAGAGGCGGCAAGTTACCTCGGCCCCCTCGCCCAGTTGGAAGAGGGGCTGCGCCCCTGTGAGCAGATCAGTTTACAGGCGGCGGAGGCGGCTCTCGGTGAAGTTGCCGATGGTGTCATTGTCACCGATGCTGCGGGTACGGTGGTTTACACCAACCCCCTGGTCAACGAAATGACTGGGGACCTGGTTGGACTGCTGCCCGGCCAGCCACTCAGTGAAGGTTTGCGCCTGTGCAATAGCCGGGGCGATGCGATAGAGCCGATATTGCCGGCATCCAGTGACCTGGGTGAAGTACCCAGAACCAGAGAGTTTAATGCCTGTATTGAGCGCCCAGGGGAAGAGCATGTCCCACTTGAAGTGACCGTGCAGGTAATGGCTCTTTGGGATATGGGGGTGCTTAAAAATTATGTTTTGGTGCTGCGGGATACCTCTGCCGCACGCCGGGTTTCCACCCGCCTTATGTGGCAGAGCAGCCACGACGCCTTAACCCGACTGCCCAACCGACAATTCTTTGAGAGTGAGCTGCAAAGCCAACTCAGCCTCTGTGTCGATAAACGCCAGCACCATGTATTGCTCTACCTGGATGTTTATCAATTCAAAGTTATTAACGACACCCTGGGCTTTGTTGCCGGGGACCAGTTGTTGGTTCAGTTGGTGGAGTTAATCAAGCGCTGCCTCTCCAGCGATGATCTATTTGCCCGAGTCGGCAGTGATGAGTTTGCGATACTACTGCGCGACTGCACCCTGGAAGAGGGTGGTCGTGTGGTGGCTCGGCTGCGCGACTCTGTGCAGAACTTCAGTTTTTTCTGGGAGGGGAATGACAACCGGGTCGCGGTGTCGATTGGTGTTGTTGGTGTCGATCACTTTACCCCCAGTGCCAGTCAGTTACTGGCGTCGGCCAATGATGCCTGTTGCAGTGCCCGGGAGCAGGGCAGAAATCGCGTTAAGCTATTTGGTGACTCCCGCAAGGTATTGGAGAAGCGCCGCGAGACCACCTGGGTAGCGGAAATTCATGCAGCGTTGCGGGAAGACCGTCTGATGTTGTACCGGCAGCCAGTGGTTTCACTAAAGGGGGACCGCAATGTCCACCACTATGAAATCCTGGTGCGGATGCGCGGTCGTGATGGTGGAGTGATTTCACCGGGGCTGTTTTTACCAGCCGCAGAGCGCTACGGCTTGATCGAGGAAGTGGACCGCTGGGTAATTCGCCGGGTCTTTGACTACATGGCCCAAGAACAGCGCCTGGGGATGGGCGGAATTAATTATGCGGTCAATATTTCCGGCATCAGCCTGGGGGATGAGACCTTTGCTGATTTTGTGCTGCAGTCTCTGTCCGATGCCGGTGTAACGCCTTCACGGGTTCAATTTGAAATTACAGAAACCAGCGCCATCAATAATCTTGAACGAGCCCTGATATTTATCCACAAGCTGAGAGCCGCCGGTTGCAGCTTTGCCCTGGATGACTTTGGTCGCGGTGTTTCCTCCCTGGCTTATCTGCGCCAGCTGCCGGTAGATTTTCTTAAAATCGATGGAAGCTTTGTGCGCAATATGCTCGAGGATGAAATTGATAGCGCAATGGTAAGCACTATTGATCACTTGGCGAAGAGAATGGGTATCAGCACTATCGCCGAGTATGTAGAGAGCCCGGAGTTAATGGAAAAATTGAGCCAGATGGGGGTGGACTATGCCCAAGGCTTCGGTATTTCCGCAGCGACGGGGCTGCCGGAGCTGGATAGCTACCCGGGGATGCTTCACCATTCCAGAGGGCCCAAGCCTTAG